A genomic segment from Agrobacterium vitis encodes:
- a CDS encoding nitroreductase family protein, with protein sequence MYEHITLLDYLATRRSVPAFQMCEPGPSRLELESILKLSVRVPDHGKIAPWRFIVYRGDKRVEIGEALLAMALEKKPELDEEMIKVERARFTRAPVVIGVISTAGPHPKVPEWEQVMSAGAVCLNLLMAANAHGYVANWLSEWFAFDEKAFPLLGIKPGEKVAGFIHMGSTTFPIVERPRPSIDDVVSWMGDTD encoded by the coding sequence ATGTACGAACATATCACCCTTCTCGATTATTTGGCCACCCGTCGTTCCGTTCCGGCTTTTCAGATGTGCGAGCCCGGTCCCTCCAGACTAGAACTTGAATCTATCCTAAAGCTTTCGGTGCGCGTGCCCGACCACGGCAAGATCGCTCCCTGGCGCTTCATCGTCTATCGCGGCGACAAGCGGGTTGAAATCGGCGAGGCGCTGCTGGCCATGGCATTGGAGAAAAAGCCGGAGCTGGATGAGGAGATGATCAAGGTCGAGCGCGCTCGCTTCACGCGCGCCCCTGTGGTGATCGGCGTGATCAGCACGGCGGGACCGCATCCCAAGGTGCCGGAATGGGAGCAGGTCATGTCGGCGGGTGCGGTTTGCCTCAATCTGTTGATGGCGGCCAACGCCCATGGCTATGTGGCCAATTGGCTTTCCGAATGGTTTGCCTTCGATGAAAAGGCGTTTCCTTTGCTGGGCATCAAGCCGGGCGAGAAGGTCGCGGGCTTTATTCACATGGGGTCCACGACATTTCCGATTGTCGAGCGTCCGCGTCCGAGCATAGATGACGTGGTGAGCTGGATGGGAGACACGGATTGA